Proteins from one Dromiciops gliroides isolate mDroGli1 chromosome 6, mDroGli1.pri, whole genome shotgun sequence genomic window:
- the TMEM192 gene encoding transmembrane protein 192 isoform X2: MAAGTRLEDGSLDLTQSIEDEPLLDAQLLPQHPLHVHFRPRFHALPTVIIANLLLLIHVIFVVLAFLTGLLCSYPNPNEDKCPGNYINPFKVQTVVILGKVILWVLHVFLERYIQYHHSQVRNRGYIIIYRSTRHLKRLSLMIHSTVKVRRFNKAKPRPDIIEEEKMYSYANNSTSETGFRTSSSLEEVVEKQGDIIEYLKRHNALLSRRLLAFTSPDSASQPSRE, from the exons ATGGCTGCGGGGACCCGCCTGGAGGAC GGTTCATTGGATCTCACCCAGAGTATAGAAGATGAACCCCTTCTAGATGCTCAACTTCTGCCACAACATCCATTGCATGTTCATTTCAGACCTAGATTCCACGCCCTTCCTACTGTCATCATAGCAAATCTCCTCTTGTTAATACAT gTTATATTTGTTGTTTTAGCATTTTTAACAGGTTTGCTTTGTTCTTATCCTAATCCAAATGAGGACAAATGCCCAGGAAACTACATCAACCCATTTAAAGTTCAGACTGTGGTCATCCTTGGAAAAGTGATTTTATGGGTCCTTCATGTGTTTCTTGAACGTTACATCCAGTATCACCATAGCCAAGTGAGAAACCGAGGCTACATCATCATCTACAGATCCACAAGACATCTGAAAAGATTGTCATTAATGATACACTCTACTG TGAAAGTAAGAAGATTTAATAAAGCCAAACCAAGACCTGATAtaattgaagaagagaagatgtaTTCATATGCCAACAATAGTACCTCAGAGACTGGATTCAG GACTAGTTCCAGTCTAGAAGAAGTAGTTGAAAAGCAAGGAGATATAATAGAATACCTGAAACGACACAATGCTCTGTTAAGTAGGCGACTACTGGCCTTCACATCCCCTGATTCAGCTTCTCAGCCAAGTAGAGAGTGA
- the TMEM192 gene encoding transmembrane protein 192 isoform X1: protein MAAGTRLEDGSLDLTQSIEDEPLLDAQLLPQHPLHVHFRPRFHALPTVIIANLLLLIHVIFVVLAFLTGLLCSYPNPNEDKCPGNYINPFKVQTVVILGKVILWVLHVFLERYIQYHHSQVRNRGYIIIYRSTRHLKRLSLMIHSTGNAALLLILCIQHSFPDHGPLYLYFILAVLALELICSLICLVIYTVKVRRFNKAKPRPDIIEEEKMYSYANNSTSETGFRTSSSLEEVVEKQGDIIEYLKRHNALLSRRLLAFTSPDSASQPSRE from the exons ATGGCTGCGGGGACCCGCCTGGAGGAC GGTTCATTGGATCTCACCCAGAGTATAGAAGATGAACCCCTTCTAGATGCTCAACTTCTGCCACAACATCCATTGCATGTTCATTTCAGACCTAGATTCCACGCCCTTCCTACTGTCATCATAGCAAATCTCCTCTTGTTAATACAT gTTATATTTGTTGTTTTAGCATTTTTAACAGGTTTGCTTTGTTCTTATCCTAATCCAAATGAGGACAAATGCCCAGGAAACTACATCAACCCATTTAAAGTTCAGACTGTGGTCATCCTTGGAAAAGTGATTTTATGGGTCCTTCATGTGTTTCTTGAACGTTACATCCAGTATCACCATAGCCAAGTGAGAAACCGAGGCTACATCATCATCTACAGATCCACAAGACATCTGAAAAGATTGTCATTAATGATACACTCTACTG GCAATGCAGCCCTACTCCTCATCCTGTGTATCCAGCACTCCTTCCCTGATCATGGTCCCCTCTATCTCTACTTCATCCTGGCAGTTCTGGCCTTGGAGCTGATTTGTTCCCTGATATGTCTAGTCATTTACACAG TGAAAGTAAGAAGATTTAATAAAGCCAAACCAAGACCTGATAtaattgaagaagagaagatgtaTTCATATGCCAACAATAGTACCTCAGAGACTGGATTCAG GACTAGTTCCAGTCTAGAAGAAGTAGTTGAAAAGCAAGGAGATATAATAGAATACCTGAAACGACACAATGCTCTGTTAAGTAGGCGACTACTGGCCTTCACATCCCCTGATTCAGCTTCTCAGCCAAGTAGAGAGTGA